Genomic window (Flavobacteriales bacterium):
GTGTTCAGACGCAGCAAGGAATAGTAGCCCGGTGCATTGGGGCCGTATGGGTAACCCAAATGATGGTCCCCGGTAAATAGCACCTTGCCGTCCGTTTGGATGAAGATCCCGCCATTATTGAGAAAGCTAAGATCCGGGTAGGGTTGGTTCACAGTGGTGGGTCGGAACCCATAATCCAATTCCCCGGTCGCTTGGAAATACCTTGATGGAAAGCTGTTTCCGGAAGTATAGAAGTACGGACCAACAGGATGGATATCCCCCCCCATTGATCCCCCAAAAGACGTCCAGGTCGCCAACGGGAAGCAGCTTCACCATCCAGCTCGAAAAATAATTGGTGGTGAGGCCGAACCAACCGGTAATGACCACGCTACCATCGGCCAAGGGGAGGGCGTCCGACAGGCCCGGCGGGTAGGTTACCGGAGTGCAGCGGAACGAGGTGTCCAAGGTGAGCGGTACCTGCGCCCCGCTTGGGCTGGCCAACAAAGTGGCCAGCCCAGCGAGCAACAGGGTTCTCATGGCTGCAGGAAAATACTTCATCGTTGGTTCGGACCCGCTGAGTGATCCCACTACCCGAAGATAGAAATGTTCAACCACTTGCCCTTATTCCGGATCCTTCCGGCAAACATTCCAAGGCAATGATCCGCCCCCTATCCCGTAATAGCCCCGCGCCCCATCTTTGCCCGGCTTTGAAGATCCTCCGCCCCACCCTCCTGCTCATCCTGCTGGCCGCCGTCCTCTTCGGTTGCCGCAAGGACCAGCTCTTTACCGATTCGCCGAGCGCGCAGCTGGAGTTCTCCCAGGATTCTGTACTGTTCGATACAGTGTTCACCACGGTGGGCACGGTGACCAAGCGCTTCACCGCCCGCAACCGGAACAGCGAGGGCGTGCGGGTGAACATTGTGTTGGAAGGCGGTTCCCCATCCCCGTTCCGGATCAATGTGGACGGCAGCTCGGGCCTGAGCTTCAGCGATGTGGAGATCCCCGGCGGGGATAGCATCTACATCTTCGTGGAGGCCACGCTGGGGGCCGGTGGCGTGAACACTCCGTTCATCATCGAGGACCACATCCTGTTCAGCACCAACGGCAACGAGCAGCAGGTGACGTTGAACGCCTGGGGACAGAATGCGCACTACTTCAGGCCTGACACCCACGTGCAGGGCTTTCCGGCGTTCAGCTATATCGCGGGGGGCTACGACAGCTTAGGCAACCAGATCTGCGAGACGGTACATTGGACCAACGACTTGCCGTATGTCATCTATGGATACGCGGTGGTGGATTCCTGCTGCACGCTGATCATCGACCCCGGCGTGAAGGTGTATTTCCACGGCGGTGGCGGGCTATGGGTATACCAAGGAGGGAACATCCAAGCGAACGGGACCTACGAAGATCACATCACCTTCCAAGGCGACCGCTTGGAAGCCACTTATGCCGACCTGCCCGGCCAATGGGACCGGATCTGGATCAACGATAACTACGGACCAACGAACAACGTCTTCGAACACGTGGACATCAAGAATGCGTTGGTGGGCATCCAGCCGCAAAGCTGGATCGGCACGCCGGGCCAGCCCACGAGTGTGAACAAGCTCATATTGAACAACGTGAGCATCCGCAACTGCTCGGCGGCGGGGATCCTCTCGGAAAACTACCGGATCACGAGCACCAACCTGCTGGTGGAAAACTGCGGCCAATACTGTGTTGCGCTCACCGGCGGCGGCGAGTACGTCTTCAACCACAGCACCATCGCCAACTACTGGACCTACGATGTGCGCCAGGAACCGGCCTTCATCCTCACCAACACCTTCGTGGACATCACCGGGGCCACGCAAGTGCGGGACGTGGAGGCGAGCCTTTTCCGCAACGGCATCATCTACGGCAACAACGGAAATGAATTCCAACTGGCCTTCGACGACCAGCTTTCACCCGACTTCATCTTCAAGAACTTCCTCTTTCGCACGGATCAGAACACCAGTGATGCCGATCATTTCGAGCAAAGTAGTGTTTACCGGAACCAAAGCCCGGGCTTTGCGGATGCGAACAACGGGGATCTCCACATCACCGTGAACGCATATGCGCGCAACAAAGGCTTGGATGATTTTGGTGCCGACCCCGAAGCGTTCAATGATCTGGACAATAAAGTGCGGGCGTGGGACGGCGGGTCCGACCTGGGCTGCTACGAGTACACGGAGGAGTGATCCAGGCCCAGTAAAAACTCCAGCGTATCCACATTGTCCGCGTATTCGCCGGGGCCGGGGTATTGGGCTTCACCGAAGGGAATATGGCCGTGGCCCACGACACACTGGAGCCTTCCCTCCTCTTCCTTCAGGAGCGCTTGCACCGCTGAGGCATCGGCATACCGCTCATAGTAAAGCGCGGCCACCGGGCTGTTGAGCGCTTTTTCCTCCTTCAGGATCAGGAAACCGTTCTCCGTGATCGGCGCACGGTCCAAGAGCCACACGGCCTTGTTGTAGTCGTAGTTGTTCGCGTACTTGTTGTGGTTGATGATCTCCTTCCACGGAAAGAGCGCACCGAAGAGCCGGTCCAGGTCGAAGTCCTGCGGGATGAGGACCTTGCCCACGTTGCGGCAGCCAAGGCCGAAGTAGCGGAAGACGTCCTCGCCGAGCGCTGCCAGTTCGGCTTCCGATTCGCTGCCGTCCAGCACGGCCACGCTGGTGCGGTTTTTACGTACGATGCGTGGCAGTTGGCCGAAGTAGTGCTCGAAGTAGCGGGCCGTGTTGTCACTACCGGTGGCGATGATGGCGTCCACCTCCCCGAGCTTGCCATTGGGCATTTCCACCTTTGCGGCCATTTCCGGCGAGAAGCACGCAAGCAATTGGATCAGCGCCGGGGTGAGCCCCGCATCGTCGGAAGCGACCTTCACCTTGGCGCGATGTCCGCAGAGAAGCACGCACAGTAGGTCATGGAAGCCCACGAACGGGATGTTGCCCGCCATGATGATGCCGACGATCTTGAGCGCGTGCGGCTCGTTCAGCGCTGGATAGTTCGCCAGCCATGTTTCCAGCGATCGTGGGTCCAGCATCATCGAAAGCCCCTTCGCAGCGAAGCGGACCTGCTCCTCCGTGAACCAGCCGTTTCTCACGCGGGCATGGACAAGTGCGCTATCGAACGCGTCGTATTCATCCTCGGTGGATCCACAGGAATGGCCCGGCCACGCGGCCTTGGTCGAGAATTGTTCCAGCGCACGGCCTAACTGCGCGAACGCGGAAATGCGCGTTGCCAGTTCGGAAGTTCCGGAAAGGGATGTACGATTGCTCACAGGATATCTACTTTTGCGCGATCCAAGCCAAGTGACCTGCACAAAGCCGGTACCTGGATGGCGGGGATGCGAAATTACCAGTATTGCCATGGCTATCATCATCACGGAGGAATGCATCAATTGCGGGGCCTGCGAACCGGAATGCCCCAACAACGCCATCTATGAGGGCGGCGCGGAGTGGAGGTTGAGCGACGGCACCAGCCTGAACGGCCAGCAGACCGTGCCCACGGGCAACAGCTACGACGCTGATGCCGCCCAAGCACCGATCTTGATGGACATCTATTACATCGTGCCGGACAAATGCACGGAATGCACGGGCTTCCACGATGAGCCGCAGTGCGCCGCCGTTTGCCCCGTGGATTGCTGCGTGGACGATCCGGACCACCGCGAGACCAAGGAGGAGCTGCTCGCGAAGAAGGAGTTCATGCACTTGTGAGGGGAACTATCGGGTTGTTTTTCACCACAGAGACACAGAGGCACGGAGGGGATCCCACTCGGGGTCTTCCGAATAATACCCTGAGCTGAGAACTTGTAGCGAAATACTCCGGGCAAGCCCGTTAAGCAAGACTCCTTTCAACATTACAAGCGTGATACTTTGACCTGAAAGCCCGCCTGTCCCGCTCGCGATCCGGCCATCTTGCGTCCATGGCAAAAGCCAAGGTCACCGTCGGTAGGCTGGAGTACATCGCCTTGCCCAAGCTGGGCGTTGCCCGGGTGCATGCCAAACTGGACACCGGTGCCTATCGCAGCGCGCTGCACTACCAGAAGCTGAGCGTGCGTGCGGCGGATGGCCAACAGGAACTGGTGGTCACCTTCAACATGGGGCGCAAGCGCACCAAGGTGGTATTCCATGAATTCCAACGGGTAACGGTAAAAAGCAGCACGGGGCAACGCACCGAGCGCTATTTGGTCACCACCACGGTGAAGCTCAATGCGCATGCGGTCAGGACCCAGTTCACCCTGTTCGACCGCAGCGACATGAAGTACCAGGTGCTGTTGGGCCGGAAATTCATGCAAGGTCGGTTCGTGGTGGATGTTGCGCGGAAGAACGTGCTGGACCGGACCGAAGAACCGGGTAAATGAAGGATCTATTCAGCCTGAAGCAGGCGATGCATGCGGCGTGCGTAAGCGCCCTTCAGGAACGGATCAGTGAGGCGCAGGCCGGCGTGGAGCAGGCACGCGAGGCAGGAACAGCCGATACCAAGAGCAGTGCCGGCGACAAGCACGAGACCGCTCGCGCCATGGCCCAGCAGGAGCTGGAAAAGCAGGCTTCAGCGCTGCACAACCTGCGGGAAATGGAGGACCACTTGGCCCGGATCGATCCCGCTCACCGTTGCCCGAAGATCCAGCCCGGCGCGCTTGTGGCCACGGACAAAGGCCTGTTCTATGTGAGCGCCGCCATGGGCAAGTTTGAGGTGGACGGGAAAGTGGTCCTTGCGATCTCCATGCAGGCACCGCTGTTGAGCGCCTTGAAGAACTTGGCGATCGGCGAGACCGGAACCTTCAATGGCCAAGTCCATCGCTTGGTGGGGATCGCATAGATCAATTCTGCGGAGCTGGAAAGTCCGAGCAACGTGGCGAGTTCCGCTGACTATTCTGATCCGTCGATCTCAGATTCCTAATTCCTGATCCAGCCTGCCGCCGAGGCTTGTTGGAAATCAGGAATTAGGAATATCTACTTCGCCAGTAGAAATGCGCTCATCGCGGCCATGGCGTGGTAATGTTCCATGAGAACATCGGGCAGCTTGGGGCTGGTCACCATCTTAGGCGGCAGCTCCGCACCGTAGTAGAACTGTTTGTTGAAGAGCAGGGGCTCCTTGGCGGCGGCAGCTTGGAATTCCGGAGGAAGGCGCTTGTTCGCTTCGCCTTGAACGGTCCCGAAGTGCTTCACGAACGCCTTGTCCTCTTGGAGTTTCTTGAATTTGGGGAGGTCCTTCGCGATGCGTGACCGGATGCGCAGCAGCGCTTCCTTGTCCGGCATGTAGGCGCCGCCATAGATGCGCACCGCCTCCGGCCCCAGCTCAAAGTAGATACCGGGAGCGTTCATGTCCTTCTTGCCCGCAGGTGTAATGAGGGCGGAACGGTTCAGTTTATACGGCGCCTTGTCCTTACTGAAGCGCACGTCCCTGTTGATGCGGAAGATGGCCTCCTTCGGCCCGATGCGCACATTGGGGTCGACCTTAGCGACGCGCTGGATCATCTCGCCCACGAAGACCTCGAAGGGCTTCTTCACCTCCTTCTCGTAGCGCGTTCGGTTCATGTCGAACCATTCCTTGTTGTTGTTTGCCGCAAGTTCGATGAAGAAGCGGTTGAAGTCGGGGCTGAACCAGGCCATTGATCTGTAATTTGGCCCAAGATACCAGCGCAGCATGCCCCCCAAGGCCAAGAACAAGGAGCTTGAACTCTTCGGGCCACAGTACGTGGCTTCTTTGGAAACGCCCATTGGAAAGCTCTGGGTGGAATCGGACGGTACGCGGATCACGCGCGTATCGTTCAACAACCCGGGGCGCGGGCGGCATGCGCGTAGGCCCAAGGTGCTGACCGAGGCCTTGGCACAGCTAAAAGCCTACTTCGCCGGGCGGCGGAAAAAGTTCGACCTGCCGCTGTACCATGTGGGCTCGGCCTACCGGAAGAAAGTGTGGGCGCGACTTGAAAAGATCCCCTTCGGCTGGGCAGTGACCTATGCGGACCTGGCTGCGGAGGTGGGCGGTGCGGCACGGTCCACGGGTTCAGCCTGCGGTGTGAACCCTTTGCTGATCGTTGTGCCCTGCCACCGGGTCGTGGGATCCGATGGGCTGTTGACCGGCTATGCGGGCGGGCTTTGGCGAAAGAAATGGCTGCTGGAGCACGAGGGCGTGTTGGCGAGGGAATTGTTCTGACGCACGGAACGTCGACGGGCCAGAGGCCTAGTGATGAGAAGACCTATACCTCCCATGCCTTCCCGGTACGGAAGACCGTGCCCTTGAACAGCGCCACCGTCGTTCCTTCCTGGTTCACCACAGGGATCTGGTAGACCGCGATCCGGTTGCTGCGGCTGAGTTCCTCTGCCTTGGCCGTGAGGACATCCCCGCTGTGCACAGGCTTGACGTGGGAAATGGACGTCTCAATCGAGACCGACCGGATGCCATGGGAATTTGAGGCGAAGGCCAGAGCGCTATCCGCAACACAGTAGGAAATACCGCCATGAGTGATCCGGAAGCCGTTGTTCATCTCTTCGCGCACGGTCATCCGCAGCTCGCAA
Coding sequences:
- a CDS encoding acyl-CoA reductase, which codes for MSNRTSLSGTSELATRISAFAQLGRALEQFSTKAAWPGHSCGSTEDEYDAFDSALVHARVRNGWFTEEQVRFAAKGLSMMLDPRSLETWLANYPALNEPHALKIVGIIMAGNIPFVGFHDLLCVLLCGHRAKVKVASDDAGLTPALIQLLACFSPEMAAKVEMPNGKLGEVDAIIATGSDNTARYFEHYFGQLPRIVRKNRTSVAVLDGSESEAELAALGEDVFRYFGLGCRNVGKVLIPQDFDLDRLFGALFPWKEIINHNKYANNYDYNKAVWLLDRAPITENGFLILKEEKALNSPVAALYYERYADASAVQALLKEEEGRLQCVVGHGHIPFGEAQYPGPGEYADNVDTLEFLLGLDHSSVYS
- a CDS encoding ATP-dependent zinc protease; protein product: MAKAKVTVGRLEYIALPKLGVARVHAKLDTGAYRSALHYQKLSVRAADGQQELVVTFNMGRKRTKVVFHEFQRVTVKSSTGQRTERYLVTTTVKLNAHAVRTQFTLFDRSDMKYQVLLGRKFMQGRFVVDVARKNVLDRTEEPGK
- a CDS encoding methylated-DNA--[protein]-cysteine S-methyltransferase, whose product is MPPKAKNKELELFGPQYVASLETPIGKLWVESDGTRITRVSFNNPGRGRHARRPKVLTEALAQLKAYFAGRRKKFDLPLYHVGSAYRKKVWARLEKIPFGWAVTYADLAAEVGGAARSTGSACGVNPLLIVVPCHRVVGSDGLLTGYAGGLWRKKWLLEHEGVLARELF
- a CDS encoding hotdog fold thioesterase, whose translation is MDPQELARRVVALMMEEDAFSQWLGIEVISVTPGACELRMTVREEMNNGFRITHGGISYCVADSALAFASNSHGIRSVSIETSISHVKPVHSGDVLTAKAEELSRSNRIAVYQIPVVNQEGTTVALFKGTVFRTGKAWEV
- a CDS encoding DUF2461 domain-containing protein; translation: MAWFSPDFNRFFIELAANNNKEWFDMNRTRYEKEVKKPFEVFVGEMIQRVAKVDPNVRIGPKEAIFRINRDVRFSKDKAPYKLNRSALITPAGKKDMNAPGIYFELGPEAVRIYGGAYMPDKEALLRIRSRIAKDLPKFKKLQEDKAFVKHFGTVQGEANKRLPPEFQAAAAKEPLLFNKQFYYGAELPPKMVTSPKLPDVLMEHYHAMAAMSAFLLAK
- a CDS encoding 4Fe-4S dicluster domain-containing protein, whose protein sequence is MAIIITEECINCGACEPECPNNAIYEGGAEWRLSDGTSLNGQQTVPTGNSYDADAAQAPILMDIYYIVPDKCTECTGFHDEPQCAAVCPVDCCVDDPDHRETKEELLAKKEFMHL
- a CDS encoding 3-oxoacyl-ACP synthase, with amino-acid sequence MKDLFSLKQAMHAACVSALQERISEAQAGVEQAREAGTADTKSSAGDKHETARAMAQQELEKQASALHNLREMEDHLARIDPAHRCPKIQPGALVATDKGLFYVSAAMGKFEVDGKVVLAISMQAPLLSALKNLAIGETGTFNGQVHRLVGIA